One Amorphoplanes digitatis genomic window carries:
- a CDS encoding ABC transporter substrate-binding protein: MALYRIGRKLLATGAITSIALLTACSGGDTQETTAPAACAPAASGEKVTLTFSSWVPGMQKTVDLWNKQNPDIQVQYKEVVAGQRGTYQTYANQIKAGNAGDLGMVEFDSMPSFRLQDGLANIGACPGVQEGVKAFVPWTVSQVGFGEAGALYGVPQDIGPLALYYRKDLFEQNGIAVPKTWDEFYTAAKQVKAKGATITNFPPDASSYLAALAWQNGAKWFDNKNGTWTVSMTDDKTEQVAEYWQRMIDEKLVDSVPALTDTQFKALDTSREWSVVGAAWTAKLLENGSPATSGKWAVAPLPQWQAGQQASGNWGGSTTVVFKNSKHPAEAAKFALWAFGNLDALALNNANGGQFPATTAGESELPALNEPYPYFGGQVIWKTFQEAAPQVNQSWQWGPTMTQTFADLSDGLSAAVNGKGTVLDALTEAQKKTITTMKSQALQVAE; the protein is encoded by the coding sequence ATGGCTCTTTATCGCATAGGTCGCAAGCTGCTCGCCACCGGAGCGATCACCTCGATCGCTCTGCTGACCGCCTGCAGTGGTGGCGACACCCAGGAAACGACTGCGCCGGCCGCGTGCGCGCCGGCCGCCAGCGGGGAGAAGGTCACTCTCACCTTCTCGTCCTGGGTGCCCGGGATGCAGAAGACGGTCGACCTGTGGAACAAGCAGAACCCCGACATCCAGGTCCAGTACAAGGAGGTCGTCGCCGGGCAGCGGGGGACCTATCAGACGTACGCCAATCAGATCAAGGCCGGCAACGCCGGTGACCTCGGCATGGTCGAGTTCGACTCGATGCCCAGCTTCCGCCTGCAGGACGGCCTGGCGAACATCGGTGCCTGTCCGGGCGTACAGGAGGGGGTCAAGGCCTTCGTACCGTGGACGGTGTCGCAGGTCGGTTTCGGGGAAGCGGGTGCCCTTTACGGCGTGCCGCAGGACATCGGCCCCCTGGCCCTCTACTACCGCAAGGACCTGTTCGAGCAGAACGGCATCGCCGTACCGAAGACTTGGGACGAGTTCTACACCGCGGCGAAGCAGGTCAAGGCCAAGGGCGCGACCATCACGAACTTTCCGCCGGACGCCAGCTCATACCTGGCGGCGCTCGCCTGGCAGAACGGCGCCAAATGGTTCGACAACAAGAACGGCACCTGGACCGTCAGCATGACCGACGACAAGACCGAGCAGGTCGCGGAGTACTGGCAGCGCATGATCGACGAGAAGCTCGTCGACAGCGTGCCGGCGCTGACCGACACCCAGTTCAAGGCCCTTGACACCAGCCGGGAATGGTCGGTTGTGGGAGCGGCCTGGACCGCCAAGCTCCTGGAGAACGGCTCACCGGCCACCTCGGGCAAGTGGGCGGTCGCGCCGCTGCCGCAGTGGCAGGCCGGTCAGCAGGCCTCCGGCAACTGGGGCGGCTCGACCACCGTGGTCTTCAAGAACTCCAAGCACCCCGCCGAGGCCGCCAAGTTCGCCCTCTGGGCATTCGGCAACCTCGACGCGCTGGCCCTGAACAACGCCAACGGCGGCCAGTTCCCGGCCACCACCGCCGGCGAATCGGAGCTTCCGGCGCTCAACGAGCCGTACCCGTACTTCGGCGGGCAGGTCATCTGGAAGACCTTCCAGGAGGCGGCGCCGCAGGTCAACCAGTCCTGGCAATGGGGGCCGACCATGACACAGACCTTCGCCGATCTCAGCGACGGGCTCAGCGCGGCCGTCAACGGCAAGGGCACGGTGCTCGACGCACTCACCGAGGCCCAGAAGAAGACCATCACGACGATGAAGTCCCAGGCCCTTCAGGTCGCCGAGTAG
- a CDS encoding LysR family transcriptional regulator has protein sequence MEMRHLRYFVVLAEECHFGRAAKRLHMAQSPLSHQIRQLEDELGVALFQRTTRRVALTAAGERYLERVREVLRGVEVAGEEARRIAAGDTGHLAIGFTGSATYEMLPTLSRDLRNSFPGIELDLKGELLTPDQVAALLSGELDVGFLRPPVRDPGLDVHVLRSEPLIVALPVSHPLAHRRRVRLEDLDDEDFISYPSHGRSVVHDLVADACRRAGFTPRVVEEVAETSTIISFVAAGLGVALVPASVANLRVTGARYRPLVGDPASVELAVAIRVADASPLAVKVRDRAIALTTEAHRID, from the coding sequence ATGGAGATGCGGCACCTGCGCTACTTCGTCGTGCTGGCGGAGGAGTGCCATTTCGGTCGAGCGGCCAAGCGCCTGCACATGGCGCAGTCCCCGCTGTCGCATCAGATCCGGCAGCTGGAGGACGAGCTCGGTGTCGCGCTGTTCCAGCGCACGACCCGCAGGGTCGCGCTGACCGCGGCCGGCGAGCGCTACCTCGAACGCGTCCGCGAGGTCCTGCGCGGGGTCGAGGTGGCCGGCGAGGAGGCGCGGCGGATCGCGGCCGGCGACACCGGGCACCTCGCGATCGGGTTCACCGGATCGGCGACGTACGAGATGCTGCCGACGCTCTCCCGCGACCTGCGCAACAGCTTCCCCGGCATCGAGCTGGACCTCAAGGGCGAGCTACTGACGCCCGATCAGGTCGCCGCGCTGCTCAGTGGCGAGCTCGACGTCGGCTTTCTGCGGCCACCGGTTCGCGATCCGGGCCTCGATGTCCATGTACTGCGCTCGGAGCCGCTCATCGTGGCGTTGCCGGTCAGCCATCCCCTCGCACATCGCCGTCGGGTGCGCCTCGAGGATCTCGACGACGAGGACTTCATCTCCTACCCCTCGCACGGCAGGTCGGTCGTGCATGACCTCGTCGCGGACGCCTGCCGCCGCGCCGGCTTCACGCCCCGCGTGGTCGAGGAGGTCGCCGAGACCTCGACGATCATCTCGTTCGTCGCGGCCGGCCTCGGCGTGGCTCTCGTGCCCGCGTCGGTAGCGAACCTGCGGGTGACCGGCGCCCGCTACCGGCCGTTGGTCGGCGATCCGGCGAGCGTGGAGCTGGCCGTGGCGATCCGGGTCGCGGACGCATCGCCGCTCGCGGTGAAGGTACGCGACCGGGCGATAGCGCTGACCACGGAGGCCCACCGCATCGATTGA
- a CDS encoding mandelate racemase/muconate lactonizing enzyme family protein, translating to MKIRAVEAIPYAIPYVKPLRFASGELHVAEHVLVRIVTDDGIVGIAEAPPRPFTYGETQASIKAIIDSIFAPQIIGDDPYDREAVAVKLHRTVGNHTAKAAIDMALWDILGQSAGISVTDLLGGYTDRLQVSHMLGFEEPGAMVAEAERMRATHGIRTFKVKVGRRPIQLDIDVCRALRGRFGDEITLYIDGNRGWTAAESARALDAMSDLGLSFAEELCPADDVIGRRWLAAQARIPLFADESATRPAEIAREVLDGGVTGISIKTARTGFTGSLRILGLCEGLGVDVVIGNQIDGQLGSLCNLAFGAAFERTTRRPAELSNFLDMSDDLLQRPLLIENGELRVAESAGLGADIDSDKLTHYRTDG from the coding sequence ATGAAGATCAGGGCGGTAGAGGCGATTCCGTACGCCATCCCGTACGTCAAGCCGTTGCGCTTCGCCAGCGGTGAGTTGCACGTGGCCGAGCACGTGCTGGTGCGGATCGTGACGGACGACGGCATCGTCGGCATCGCGGAGGCGCCACCGCGGCCGTTCACCTACGGTGAGACGCAGGCATCCATCAAGGCGATCATCGACTCGATCTTCGCGCCCCAGATCATCGGCGACGATCCGTACGACCGGGAGGCCGTCGCCGTCAAGCTGCACCGCACCGTGGGCAATCACACCGCCAAGGCCGCGATCGACATGGCGCTGTGGGACATCCTCGGGCAGAGCGCCGGCATCTCGGTGACCGATCTGCTCGGCGGATATACCGACCGTCTCCAGGTGTCACACATGCTCGGCTTCGAGGAGCCCGGCGCCATGGTGGCCGAGGCCGAACGGATGCGCGCGACGCACGGCATCCGCACCTTCAAGGTGAAGGTCGGCCGCCGGCCGATTCAGCTCGACATCGACGTCTGCCGCGCCCTGCGCGGCCGGTTCGGCGACGAGATCACGCTCTACATCGACGGCAACCGGGGATGGACGGCCGCGGAGTCGGCGCGGGCCCTCGACGCCATGAGCGACCTCGGGCTCAGCTTCGCCGAGGAGCTCTGCCCCGCCGACGACGTGATCGGCCGGCGATGGCTCGCCGCCCAGGCACGCATACCGCTGTTCGCCGACGAGAGCGCCACCCGGCCCGCGGAGATCGCCCGGGAGGTTCTCGACGGCGGCGTCACCGGCATCAGCATCAAGACCGCCCGTACCGGATTCACCGGCTCGCTGCGGATCCTGGGACTCTGCGAAGGCCTCGGCGTCGATGTGGTGATCGGCAACCAGATCGACGGCCAGCTCGGCTCGCTGTGCAATCTCGCGTTCGGCGCCGCCTTCGAGCGCACCACCCGACGGCCGGCGGAGTTGTCCAACTTCCTCGACATGTCGGACGACCTGCTCCAACGCCCGCTGCTGATCGAGAACGGCGAGCTGCGCGTCGCCGAGTCCGCCGGCCTGGGTGCCGACATCGACTCCGACAAGCTCACCCACTACCGGACCGACGGCTGA
- the catA gene encoding catechol 1,2-dioxygenase, giving the protein MAQTVEEKATAAATGASATERFQVDKTHASDTPPERVSMLARQVLEAVHATIREHQVTYAEYDALKAWLIQVGADGEWPLFLDVFVEHVVEEVANADREGSKGTIEGPFYVPDAPAFSAEATLPMRPDEKGTPMTFHGQVRAVDGTPLGGALVDIWHCDDDGFYAQFAPGIPQWNLRGRVTADENGNFTIHTIQPAPYQIPTDGATGAIIRAANWHAWRPAHLHLKVSADGHQLITTQLYFPGDPHNEDDIAAAVKAELMLDPRPSGDGVDVEYDFVLDPA; this is encoded by the coding sequence ATGGCTCAGACCGTCGAGGAGAAGGCCACCGCGGCCGCCACCGGCGCTTCCGCCACGGAGCGCTTCCAGGTCGACAAGACCCACGCCAGCGACACACCCCCGGAAAGGGTGAGCATGCTGGCCCGTCAGGTACTCGAGGCCGTGCACGCGACGATCCGCGAGCACCAGGTGACCTATGCCGAGTACGACGCGCTGAAGGCCTGGCTGATTCAGGTCGGGGCCGACGGCGAGTGGCCGCTCTTTCTCGATGTGTTCGTGGAGCACGTCGTCGAGGAGGTGGCGAACGCGGACCGCGAGGGCAGCAAGGGCACGATCGAGGGACCGTTCTACGTTCCCGACGCGCCCGCCTTCAGCGCCGAGGCCACCCTCCCGATGCGCCCGGACGAGAAGGGCACGCCGATGACCTTCCACGGCCAGGTCCGGGCGGTGGACGGCACGCCGCTCGGCGGCGCGCTGGTCGACATCTGGCACTGCGACGACGACGGCTTCTACGCACAGTTCGCCCCCGGAATTCCACAGTGGAATCTGCGGGGCCGGGTCACCGCCGACGAGAACGGCAACTTCACGATCCACACCATCCAGCCGGCGCCGTACCAGATCCCGACCGACGGGGCCACTGGCGCGATCATCCGTGCCGCGAACTGGCACGCCTGGCGGCCAGCCCACCTACACCTGAAGGTGTCCGCGGACGGCCACCAGCTGATCACCACACAGCTGTACTTCCCGGGCGACCCGCACAACGAAGACGACATCGCCGCCGCGGTCAAGGCCGAACTCATGCTCGATCCGAGGCCCTCCGGTGACGGCGTCGACGTCGAGTACGACTTCGTCCTCGACCCCGCCTGA
- a CDS encoding muconolactone Delta-isomerase family protein: MTMEVALPHDLGNDARNDILAREKAYSLGLQRAGEWVSIWRIAGRYANLSIFDVASNDRLHEILWNLPLFRYMTIEVTPLARHPSDLSLTLE; the protein is encoded by the coding sequence GTGACGATGGAGGTCGCACTCCCCCACGACCTGGGGAACGACGCCCGCAACGACATCCTGGCCCGGGAGAAGGCCTACTCGCTCGGGCTCCAACGGGCCGGCGAGTGGGTCAGCATCTGGCGCATCGCCGGCCGGTACGCGAACCTGTCGATCTTCGACGTGGCGTCCAACGACCGGCTGCACGAGATCCTCTGGAACCTACCGCTGTTCCGGTACATGACCATCGAGGTCACCCCCCTCGCCCGACATCCTTCAGATCTGTCCCTAACTCTCGAATAG
- a CDS encoding aldehyde dehydrogenase yields the protein MQTQLIIDNESRDAEGGKTFQRRNPLTDEVVTEGAAASVDDAIDAVESASRAFATWSTTGPSERRAVMLKAADIMERRTQELIETMMSEVGAAPLWAGFNAFLTSQLLREAAGLATQIQGETLPTDKPGTLSMTVRQPAGVVLSMAPWNGAGVLAARAMAYPIVCGNTVVFRASETSPRTHAIIAEIMHEAGLPAGVLNFVTSTPEDSDRVVEAIIAHPAVRRVNFTGSTAVGRIIAEKSAKHLKPALLELGGKAPFVVLDDADLDGAVNAAVFGSFLYQGQICMSTERFVVDESVADEFVTKFVERTKAVAIAGDPMKDPTCVVGPMIRAESGTRINGLLDDAVSKGAKVVIGGPADGASMPATIVDNVRSDMAIYDQETFGPITTVVRVSGVEQAVQVANDTEYGLAAAVFGADSGRALQVALRIQAGHVHVNGATVQNEAQAPYGGVKASGYGRFDGRAVINEFTDLKWVTLEPSDQPYPF from the coding sequence ATGCAGACCCAGTTGATCATCGACAACGAGAGTCGAGACGCCGAGGGCGGAAAGACGTTCCAGCGGCGTAACCCGCTGACGGACGAGGTGGTCACCGAGGGCGCCGCCGCGAGTGTCGACGACGCCATCGACGCGGTGGAGTCCGCGTCCAGGGCGTTCGCCACCTGGTCCACCACGGGCCCGAGCGAGCGGCGCGCCGTCATGCTGAAGGCCGCCGACATCATGGAGCGGCGCACGCAGGAGCTCATCGAGACGATGATGTCCGAGGTCGGCGCCGCCCCGCTGTGGGCCGGCTTCAACGCGTTCCTCACCTCGCAGTTGCTGCGCGAGGCGGCCGGCCTGGCGACTCAGATTCAAGGCGAGACGCTCCCGACCGACAAGCCGGGCACGCTGTCCATGACCGTGCGGCAGCCGGCCGGCGTGGTGCTGAGCATGGCGCCGTGGAACGGGGCGGGAGTCCTTGCCGCGCGGGCGATGGCGTACCCGATCGTCTGTGGCAACACGGTGGTGTTCCGTGCCTCGGAGACGAGCCCGCGGACGCACGCCATCATCGCCGAGATCATGCACGAGGCTGGTCTCCCGGCGGGGGTACTGAACTTCGTGACGAGCACGCCCGAGGACTCCGACCGCGTTGTCGAGGCGATCATCGCTCACCCCGCGGTCCGGCGGGTCAACTTCACAGGTTCCACCGCGGTGGGGCGGATCATCGCGGAGAAGTCGGCCAAGCACCTCAAGCCGGCCCTGCTCGAGTTGGGCGGCAAGGCACCCTTCGTCGTGCTGGACGACGCGGACCTCGATGGTGCGGTCAACGCCGCCGTCTTCGGTTCGTTCCTGTACCAGGGCCAGATCTGCATGTCGACGGAGCGGTTCGTCGTGGACGAGTCGGTGGCGGACGAGTTCGTCACGAAGTTCGTGGAGCGCACGAAGGCGGTTGCGATCGCGGGCGACCCGATGAAGGACCCGACCTGCGTCGTCGGCCCGATGATCCGGGCGGAGTCCGGCACCCGGATCAACGGCCTGCTGGACGACGCGGTGTCCAAGGGCGCGAAGGTCGTGATCGGCGGACCCGCCGACGGGGCGTCGATGCCGGCCACGATCGTCGACAACGTGCGCTCGGACATGGCCATCTACGACCAGGAGACGTTCGGGCCGATCACCACGGTGGTGCGGGTCTCCGGCGTCGAGCAGGCGGTGCAGGTCGCCAACGACACCGAGTACGGCCTCGCCGCCGCCGTGTTCGGCGCCGACAGCGGCCGGGCGCTGCAGGTCGCCCTGCGGATCCAGGCCGGGCACGTGCATGTGAACGGCGCGACCGTGCAGAACGAGGCGCAGGCACCGTACGGCGGCGTGAAGGCGAGCGGATACGGCCGATTCGACGGTCGTGCGGTCATCAACGAGTTCACCGATCTCAAGTGGGTGACGCTCGAGCCCTCCGACCAGCCCTACCCGTTCTGA
- a CDS encoding NAD(P)-dependent alcohol dehydrogenase, with product MSMQVTAAVARKPGEPLSIEELDLDDLRPNEVLVRMVASGVCHTDAIVRDQVYPTPLPAVLGHEGAGVVEQVGDGVTSVRPGDHVLLAAAYCGQCDRCRAGQMAYCENLFAADFGGRRPDGSTAFAKDGEAISSHFFGQSSFASHANVVQESVIKVDPQVPLEVVAPLGCGIQTGAGTVLNELRPSLNSSLVVIGTGAVGFGAIMAAKVAGCAQVIAVDIHPSRLELAMELGATDSINTREGDLTEEIMRLTGGKGANYVIDTTARPELLRKGADALGLRGTLALVGAANPGTEVSFEIGLSLVKGWTFKTVIQGSSVPQVFIPKLIELWGQGRFPMDRIMRNYRHEDINQGFEDSHSGRTIKPVIVY from the coding sequence ATGAGCATGCAGGTCACCGCGGCCGTTGCCCGTAAGCCGGGCGAGCCCTTGAGCATCGAGGAACTCGACCTCGACGACCTCCGCCCGAACGAGGTCCTGGTCCGGATGGTGGCGAGCGGCGTCTGCCACACCGACGCGATCGTCCGCGACCAGGTCTACCCCACGCCGCTGCCTGCGGTACTCGGTCACGAGGGCGCCGGTGTCGTGGAGCAGGTGGGCGACGGCGTCACGTCCGTCCGGCCCGGCGACCACGTACTACTGGCAGCCGCGTACTGCGGCCAATGCGACCGGTGCCGGGCCGGCCAGATGGCCTACTGCGAGAACCTGTTCGCGGCCGACTTCGGGGGCAGGCGACCGGATGGCAGCACGGCCTTCGCGAAGGACGGCGAGGCCATCTCGTCACACTTCTTCGGCCAATCGTCGTTCGCCAGCCACGCGAACGTGGTTCAGGAGAGCGTGATCAAGGTCGATCCGCAGGTGCCACTCGAGGTTGTGGCGCCGCTGGGCTGTGGCATACAGACCGGCGCCGGCACGGTGCTCAACGAGCTCAGACCGAGTCTCAACAGCAGTCTCGTCGTCATCGGAACCGGTGCCGTCGGCTTCGGGGCGATCATGGCCGCGAAAGTGGCCGGCTGCGCCCAGGTGATCGCGGTCGACATCCACCCGTCGCGCCTCGAACTCGCGATGGAGCTGGGCGCCACCGACTCGATCAACACCCGGGAGGGCGACCTCACCGAGGAGATCATGCGGCTCACCGGCGGCAAGGGCGCGAACTACGTGATCGACACGACCGCGCGGCCGGAGCTGCTGCGCAAGGGCGCGGACGCGCTCGGGCTCCGGGGAACGCTCGCCCTCGTCGGTGCCGCGAACCCGGGTACCGAAGTGAGCTTCGAGATCGGGCTCTCGCTGGTGAAGGGCTGGACATTCAAGACGGTGATTCAGGGCAGCTCCGTTCCGCAGGTCTTCATTCCCAAGCTGATCGAGCTCTGGGGCCAGGGCCGATTCCCGATGGACCGGATCATGCGGAACTACCGCCACGAGGACATCAACCAGGGCTTCGAGGATTCGCACTCCGGCCGGACCATCAAGCCGGTCATCGTCTACTGA
- a CDS encoding PaaX family transcriptional regulator — MTLKARGLILDLFGDYLRYADAEARLSHLTELLGAFDIAPATVRVTLSRLRREGWFVTRRDGRETIYALTPDILGVLDEGRDRIFAPPADRWAGVWTVVIYQMTESERQERIQLRKSLAWHGFGPLTTSTWLSPGDRRKEVRELVDQSTEEQVDVLSCMSEGPEHDRVLARRCWDLEALASQYSEFNDEHRHLLREARRLTGAGALVARTELISTYRHFPFRDPRLPPELRPEPWPGVESYEIFRSAHARLGDAARAYVAGVIGRELPETPLP, encoded by the coding sequence GTGACGTTGAAGGCGCGTGGTCTGATCCTCGACCTGTTCGGGGACTACCTCCGGTATGCGGACGCCGAGGCCCGGCTGAGTCATCTCACGGAGCTGCTCGGCGCGTTCGACATCGCGCCCGCGACCGTGCGGGTCACGCTGTCGCGACTGCGCCGGGAGGGATGGTTCGTAACCCGCCGCGACGGTCGCGAGACCATCTACGCGCTTACCCCGGACATCCTCGGCGTGCTGGATGAGGGCCGTGACCGGATCTTCGCTCCTCCGGCGGACCGCTGGGCTGGCGTCTGGACGGTGGTGATCTACCAGATGACCGAGTCTGAGCGGCAGGAGCGCATCCAGCTGCGCAAATCGCTCGCCTGGCACGGTTTCGGTCCGCTGACGACATCGACGTGGTTGTCGCCCGGAGACCGCCGCAAGGAGGTCCGTGAACTGGTGGACCAGTCCACGGAGGAACAGGTCGATGTCCTCTCCTGCATGTCCGAGGGGCCCGAGCACGACCGCGTGCTGGCGCGGCGCTGCTGGGACCTGGAGGCGCTGGCCAGTCAGTACTCCGAGTTCAACGACGAGCACCGGCATCTCCTGCGTGAAGCCCGCAGGCTCACCGGCGCGGGCGCGCTCGTGGCGCGCACCGAGCTCATCTCGACGTACCGGCACTTCCCTTTCCGCGACCCGCGCCTGCCGCCGGAGCTGCGGCCCGAGCCGTGGCCCGGCGTCGAGTCCTACGAGATCTTTCGCAGCGCGCACGCACGACTCGGGGACGCGGCCCGCGCGTACGTCGCAGGCGTGATCGGCCGGGAACTCCCGGAGACTCCCCTTCCCTAG
- a CDS encoding maleylpyruvate isomerase family mycothiol-dependent enzyme, whose product MTARDWVRGGTDLFLRQLDTISDGDLDRPTELPGWSRRHVVAHVHFNAEALLRLVSWAATGVEARMYASPEQRAAEIEEGAAWSPGMLRSAVSESAAELEKAFAELSADTWRNEVVTAQGRTVPASEVPWMRAREVMIHTVDLRTGVSFEDLPGDFTTTLLADVVRRRSAAGEGPALAAWLTGRSSTPAALGPWL is encoded by the coding sequence GTGACCGCGCGGGACTGGGTGCGCGGCGGCACCGACCTGTTCCTGAGGCAGCTCGACACCATCTCCGACGGGGACCTGGACCGGCCTACGGAGCTGCCGGGCTGGTCGCGGCGGCACGTCGTCGCGCACGTCCACTTCAACGCCGAAGCGTTGCTGCGGCTGGTGTCCTGGGCCGCCACCGGCGTCGAGGCCCGCATGTACGCATCGCCCGAGCAGCGCGCCGCGGAGATCGAGGAAGGGGCGGCGTGGTCGCCCGGGATGCTGCGCTCCGCCGTCAGCGAGTCGGCGGCGGAGCTCGAAAAGGCCTTCGCGGAACTGTCCGCCGACACCTGGCGGAACGAGGTTGTCACGGCACAGGGTCGCACTGTCCCGGCGAGCGAGGTGCCCTGGATGCGCGCCCGCGAGGTCATGATCCACACCGTCGATCTGCGGACCGGAGTGAGCTTCGAGGACCTTCCCGGCGACTTCACGACCACGTTGCTCGCGGACGTCGTCCGTAGGCGATCGGCCGCGGGCGAGGGTCCTGCCCTGGCAGCGTGGCTGACCGGGCGGAGCTCAACGCCTGCGGCCCTCGGTCCCTGGCTCTGA
- a CDS encoding fumarylacetoacetate hydrolase family protein → MRLATIRTPQGTRAIRIDGATAVETGHTDVGALLADDDWPAVAAAASGPEHGLAEREYAPVVLSPGKVLCVGLNYRNHILEMGRDLPEYPTLFTKFADALIGAGDEILLPPESAAVDWEAELAIVIGHPVRRADEEAAIRAIVGFTVLNDVTMRDWQYRTTEWTQGKTFEATTPLGPVLVTPDELPGGVRPALPLSASVDGEMVQKADTSDLVFDPVALVRYISTIITLRPGDVIATGTPGGVGHARKPPRYLTDGALLVTEIGGLGRLTNRARAE, encoded by the coding sequence ATGAGACTCGCGACGATCCGCACCCCCCAGGGCACCCGCGCGATCCGCATCGACGGCGCGACCGCCGTCGAGACCGGGCACACCGACGTCGGCGCCCTGCTCGCCGACGACGACTGGCCGGCCGTTGCCGCCGCAGCGTCCGGACCGGAGCACGGCTTGGCGGAGCGGGAGTACGCCCCGGTTGTGCTGTCTCCCGGCAAGGTGCTCTGCGTGGGACTGAACTACCGCAATCACATTCTGGAGATGGGTCGCGACCTGCCGGAGTACCCGACGCTGTTCACGAAGTTCGCAGATGCGCTGATCGGCGCCGGCGATGAGATCCTGTTACCGCCCGAGTCAGCGGCGGTGGACTGGGAGGCCGAACTCGCGATCGTGATCGGCCATCCCGTCCGGCGGGCGGACGAGGAGGCAGCGATCCGGGCGATCGTCGGCTTCACCGTGCTCAACGATGTGACCATGCGCGACTGGCAGTATCGGACCACGGAATGGACACAGGGCAAGACGTTCGAGGCGACCACGCCGCTCGGCCCGGTCCTTGTCACCCCGGACGAGCTACCGGGCGGCGTCCGGCCGGCCCTGCCGCTGTCCGCCTCGGTCGACGGCGAGATGGTGCAGAAGGCGGACACCTCCGACCTCGTCTTCGATCCGGTGGCGCTGGTTCGGTACATCTCCACGATCATCACGCTGCGGCCCGGCGACGTCATAGCCACCGGAACCCCCGGCGGTGTCGGACATGCCCGCAAGCCGCCTCGCTATCTGACCGACGGAGCACTCCTGGTCACCGAGATCGGTGGACTCGGCCGGCTCACGAACCGGGCACGCGCGGAGTGA
- a CDS encoding cupin domain-containing protein, producing the protein MTTLDQTSGGAAASGFDTPEHQAKLAALYRDFDAAGMTPLWRTREGLMPFAPEPRAVPHLWRWADLYPLAARSAELVPVGRGGERRAIGLGNPGLPGDPYATPTLWAAIQYLGPRENAPEHRHTQTAFRFVLEGEGVWTVVDGDPVAMRRGDLLLTPGWRFHGHQNVSDVPMTWLDGLDIPFVATTDQGFFEFGPDVVRDTTTPARSRGERLWGGPGLTPVSAVGAQPSSPLMAYRWAHTDAALTAQLELEDEGHPGVVEAGHAAVRFTNPTTGGDALTTMRTEMHRLRAGAVSRPGRTTASSVWQVFEGTGTVVLNGAEHSLTHGDVVAIPSWTDVSLRTHTGLDLFAVSDAPILERLSLLRTHPAEQVES; encoded by the coding sequence ATGACCACGCTCGACCAGACCTCTGGGGGCGCCGCTGCCAGCGGCTTCGACACCCCCGAGCATCAGGCGAAGCTCGCCGCGCTGTACCGCGACTTCGACGCCGCCGGCATGACACCGCTGTGGCGGACCCGCGAGGGACTGATGCCGTTCGCACCGGAACCCAGGGCGGTGCCGCACCTGTGGCGGTGGGCGGACCTGTACCCGCTGGCCGCCCGCAGCGCCGAGCTCGTGCCGGTCGGACGTGGTGGCGAGCGTCGCGCCATCGGTCTCGGCAATCCCGGCCTCCCCGGTGACCCGTATGCCACCCCCACGCTCTGGGCGGCGATCCAGTACCTGGGGCCGCGGGAGAACGCGCCCGAGCATCGGCACACCCAGACGGCGTTCCGATTCGTGCTCGAAGGCGAGGGCGTGTGGACGGTCGTCGACGGTGACCCGGTCGCGATGCGGCGCGGCGACCTCCTGCTGACGCCCGGGTGGCGGTTCCACGGCCACCAGAATGTCTCCGACGTCCCGATGACGTGGCTGGACGGACTCGACATCCCCTTCGTCGCCACCACCGACCAGGGATTCTTCGAGTTCGGACCGGATGTCGTCCGCGACACCACGACGCCGGCCCGCAGTCGCGGCGAACGTCTCTGGGGCGGTCCCGGTCTCACCCCCGTCTCGGCCGTCGGAGCACAACCGTCGTCCCCGCTGATGGCGTACCGGTGGGCGCACACGGACGCGGCTCTGACCGCCCAGCTGGAGCTGGAGGACGAAGGGCATCCCGGCGTCGTCGAAGCGGGACATGCGGCTGTCCGGTTCACCAACCCCACGACCGGAGGGGACGCGCTCACCACGATGCGCACCGAGATGCACCGGCTGCGGGCCGGTGCGGTGAGCAGGCCCGGCCGGACCACCGCGTCGTCCGTCTGGCAGGTGTTCGAGGGTACGGGCACGGTGGTCCTCAACGGCGCCGAGCATTCGCTGACGCACGGCGATGTCGTCGCGATCCCGTCCTGGACGGACGTGTCCCTTCGTACGCACACCGGCCTGGATCTGTTCGCCGTCTCGGACGCGCCGATCCTGGAGCGACTGTCCCTGCTCCGCACACACCCGGCCGAGCAGGTGGAGAGCTGA